In Bacillus pumilus, the sequence ATTATTTTGTCAAAGTCAATATGGAAAGCTTTAAAGACATTGTCGATACACTTGGCGGCATTACCGTGAATAGTACGTTTGCTTTCAGCTATGACGGCCATTCATTTGGTACAGGAGAAATTAACCTGAATGGCGATCAAGCACTTGCCTATACAAGAATGAGAAAACAAGACCCAAAAGGGGATTTTGGCCGCCAGCAAAGACAGCGCCAAGTCATTGAAGGCATCATTGCGAAGGGTGCCAACATTTCGTCTATTACAAAATTCGGCGATATGTTCAAAGTCGTTGAAAACAACATGAAAACCAACATGTCCTTTGACGATATGTGGACGATGATGAATGATTATCGCGATGCAAGAAAGCATGTCAAACAGCACGAGCTGAAAGGAACAGGCACACGAATCAATAACATTTATTACTACCAGCTTGATGATAGCAGTTTAGCGAAAGTGAAGAAGGAATTGAAGGAAAGTTTGGAGCAGTAAAAAAGAAGACAAAGGGCTAAAATAAAGATCATTTTAACCCTTTGTCAACAATCTGAGAAGGCTACAATGACGTAGTCTTCTTTTTTATGATTTAAACGGTACTGGCTTTTCCTCACTGAATCCAAAACGATGAAGGAGCTCTTGGACAATTCGTTTCGACGCTTGTCCATCACCATAAGGATTAGAAGCCTTCGACATTTTGTCGTACTCTTGCTGGTCTTCTAGCAGCTCTTTTGCCATCTGGTAAATGGTATTCTCATCTGTCCCTGCAAGCTTGAGCGTGCCAGCTTTAACGCCTTCTGGTCGTTCTGTTGTATCACGCAGCACCAATACTGGCTTCCCTAAAGAAGGAGCCTCCTCTTGAACACCGCCGGAATCCGTTAAAATAAAGTGTGAAGCTGCCGCAAAGTTATGGAAGTCAACCACTTCAAGCGGTTCAATTAAGTGCACCCGGTCGAGATCACTGAATTCCGTCTGAGCCGCATCACGAACGGCAGGATTTAAATGAACAGGGTATACGACCTGTACATCTTCGAACTCTTCTACAACACGTCTAATCGCTCTAAACATGTTTTTCATCGGCTGTCCAAGATTCTCCCTGCGA encodes:
- the tagU gene encoding polyisoprenyl-teichoic acid--peptidoglycan teichoic acid transferase TagU; amino-acid sequence: MRAERKRKKKKVLWIVLSIIGLFVLATGGYAYHLWNTAASTVAGIQENLKKSDKRDKDVDLNKKDPISVLVMGVDERKNDRGRADTLIYMTVNPKTKTTEMVSIPRDTYTKIVGKGTMDKINHSYAFGGTQMAADTVEELLDVPVDYFVKVNMESFKDIVDTLGGITVNSTFAFSYDGHSFGTGEINLNGDQALAYTRMRKQDPKGDFGRQQRQRQVIEGIIAKGANISSITKFGDMFKVVENNMKTNMSFDDMWTMMNDYRDARKHVKQHELKGTGTRINNIYYYQLDDSSLAKVKKELKESLEQ